A genomic segment from Janthinobacterium sp. 64 encodes:
- a CDS encoding ATP-binding protein: protein MKAFLGSMTGRVFMFLLIGIVASAALTQWLAVGERQRAIEQYRDYHAVERAEQLVMAADVVPLASRAAYLKVANKGSVRLELRPDTEHTPGAPTEFSSALQAKLGEGFKVSALAERPEACVKPRQRPGMFSAKPWGGTCENLDVRMQDGHVLRLMVLPPRQQPPFNEHNDWMTLLPFLISIAILAYLVTRMTMRPLKQLAQAAKDLGNDINHPPLTLSGASEIRQASAAFNAMQARIRQHISQRTQMLAAITHDLQTPLTRLRLRLEKVADTELYERLVGDLSAMQSMVKEGLDLARSMDSTEAMQALDLDSLLDSVCSDAADAGQNVTLAGQASMALMARPIAMRRCLVNLIDNAVKYGQYAQVTVERIAGAARIRIRDGGPGIAPDQLAKVFEPFYRIETSRSRESGGTGLGLTIARNIAEQHGATVSLLNHVDGGLEVTLIVPEYYAGK from the coding sequence GTGAAGGCCTTTCTGGGGTCGATGACGGGCAGGGTCTTCATGTTTCTGCTGATCGGCATCGTCGCTTCGGCCGCGCTGACGCAGTGGCTGGCCGTGGGCGAACGCCAGCGCGCCATCGAGCAATACCGCGACTATCATGCCGTCGAGCGGGCCGAGCAGCTGGTGATGGCGGCCGACGTGGTGCCGCTGGCCTCGCGCGCCGCCTACCTGAAGGTCGCCAACAAAGGCAGCGTGCGCCTGGAATTGCGTCCCGACACGGAACATACGCCCGGCGCGCCGACGGAGTTTTCCAGCGCCCTGCAAGCCAAGCTGGGCGAAGGTTTCAAGGTCAGCGCGCTGGCCGAACGCCCGGAAGCCTGCGTCAAGCCGCGCCAGAGGCCGGGCATGTTTTCCGCCAAGCCATGGGGCGGCACCTGCGAAAACCTCGACGTGCGCATGCAGGATGGCCACGTGCTGCGCCTGATGGTCTTGCCGCCGCGCCAGCAGCCACCGTTCAATGAACATAACGACTGGATGACCCTGCTGCCTTTCCTGATCAGCATTGCCATCCTCGCCTACCTGGTCACGCGCATGACCATGCGCCCGCTCAAGCAGCTGGCGCAGGCGGCAAAAGACCTGGGCAACGACATCAACCATCCGCCGCTGACCCTGTCGGGCGCCAGCGAGATCCGCCAGGCCAGTGCCGCCTTCAATGCCATGCAGGCGCGCATCCGCCAGCATATTTCCCAGCGTACACAAATGCTGGCCGCCATCACGCACGACTTGCAGACGCCGCTGACGCGTTTGCGCCTGCGCCTGGAAAAGGTGGCCGATACGGAATTGTATGAGCGCCTGGTGGGCGACCTGTCGGCCATGCAGAGCATGGTCAAGGAAGGGCTGGACCTGGCCCGCTCGATGGATAGCACGGAAGCGATGCAGGCGCTCGATCTCGATTCCCTGTTGGATAGCGTCTGCTCCGATGCGGCCGATGCCGGCCAGAACGTGACCCTGGCCGGGCAGGCCAGCATGGCCCTGATGGCCCGGCCCATCGCCATGCGGCGTTGCCTGGTGAACCTGATCGACAATGCCGTCAAATATGGCCAGTACGCGCAGGTCACCGTTGAACGCATCGCCGGCGCCGCACGCATCCGCATCCGCGACGGCGGGCCGGGTATTGCGCCGGATCAGCTGGCCAAAGTGTTCGAACCGTTTTATCGCATCGAGACCTCGCGTTCGCGCGAATCGGGCGGCACGGGCCTGGGCCTGACCATCGCGCGCAATATCGCCGAGCAACATGGCGCCACGGTTTCACTGCTCAATCATGTCGACGGTGGACTGGAAGTTACCCTGATCGTGCCAGAGTATTACGCAGGAAAGTGA
- a CDS encoding efflux RND transporter periplasmic adaptor subunit: MKKTSLAILVGAALCIGGGIWYFNHQPGKAAGGQEGKGGKGGQGPATVSVVVPLRQDVPMLLQANGSVTPISSVDLHPQTTSTITKVHIREGQFVKQGELMFTLDARSEHANVDKAQAQVLRDRASVQDFERQLKRNQDLLSKNFIAQGAVDTLQSQLDAARALLAADQAALRAAQVDSSYTVLRAPQAGRVGAINVYAGSLVQPTTSLTSITQLDPIDVVFTLPESSLSGLLAAQKAGEVAVKALLSDAGGKQLDGKLNFIDNAVDPATGVIKVKARFNNGGTDLWPGQYVNTQLTVRTLKDALVIPQNAIITSTTGTFVYSMEADSTAKMRKIARVYAFGPNAVVTGLAGDEKVIVDGKQNLRPGSKVRLVEKHKAADGAAAAQGKPA; this comes from the coding sequence ATGAAAAAGACTAGCCTGGCAATCCTTGTGGGTGCTGCCCTGTGTATCGGTGGCGGCATCTGGTATTTCAATCATCAGCCAGGCAAAGCGGCCGGTGGGCAGGAGGGCAAAGGGGGCAAGGGCGGACAGGGGCCGGCCACGGTGAGCGTGGTGGTGCCGCTGCGACAGGATGTACCGATGCTGCTGCAAGCCAATGGCAGCGTGACACCCATCAGCAGCGTCGACCTGCATCCACAGACGACCAGTACGATCACCAAGGTGCACATCCGCGAAGGCCAGTTCGTCAAGCAGGGCGAGCTGATGTTTACGCTGGACGCGCGCAGCGAGCACGCGAACGTCGACAAGGCGCAGGCGCAGGTCTTGCGCGACCGCGCCTCGGTGCAGGACTTCGAGCGCCAGCTCAAGCGCAACCAGGATTTGCTGAGCAAGAATTTCATCGCCCAGGGTGCCGTCGATACCCTGCAAAGCCAGCTCGACGCGGCACGTGCCTTGCTGGCCGCCGACCAGGCCGCCTTGCGCGCCGCCCAGGTCGATTCCAGCTACACCGTCCTGCGCGCGCCGCAGGCGGGCAGGGTGGGCGCCATCAATGTCTACGCGGGCAGCCTGGTGCAGCCGACTACTTCGCTGACCAGCATCACCCAGCTCGACCCGATCGACGTGGTCTTCACCTTGCCGGAAAGCAGTCTGTCGGGCTTGCTGGCGGCGCAGAAGGCGGGCGAGGTGGCGGTCAAGGCGCTGCTGTCGGACGCGGGCGGCAAGCAGCTCGACGGCAAACTGAACTTCATCGATAATGCCGTCGATCCCGCCACGGGCGTGATCAAGGTCAAGGCCCGTTTCAACAATGGCGGCACCGATTTGTGGCCTGGCCAGTATGTGAATACGCAGCTGACCGTGCGCACCCTCAAGGATGCGCTCGTGATTCCGCAAAACGCCATCATCACGAGCACTACCGGCACCTTCGTGTACTCGATGGAGGCGGACAGCACGGCCAAGATGCGCAAGATTGCCCGCGTGTATGCATTTGGACCGAATGCCGTCGTCACCGGCCTGGCCGGCGATGAAAAAGTCATCGTCGATGGCAAGCAAAACTTGCGTCCGGGTAGCAAGGTGCGCCTGGTGGAAAAACACAAGGCTGCCGATGGCGCCGCCGCAGCGCAGGGCAAGCCAGCATGA
- a CDS encoding efflux RND transporter permease subunit has product MNLSELSIRRPVMVVLLSLSIILAGVLAYLQIPVAALPSYNTPVINVSADLAGASPETMASSVALPLEKQFSTISGLSLITSTSTLGNTSLTLEFDASINVNEAAVDVQAALLRAQRQLPTEMTDLPSYRKVNPADAPVLFIQMTSPSLNLSDLNDYAENLIAPSLSTLPGVAQVIVNGQKRFAVRVRARADLMNARNLTMDELAIALRTSNTNSPLGILDGPSQTLTIQGNPQMMKAADFAELIVASRNGQPVRLKDVAEVEDSFQSIKAVGSFNGERSISLMVQRQPDANTVQVVDGVRRLLPGFKEQLPQSIQISLVNDRSLSIREAIHDVNLTLALTVVLVVLVIFLFLHRAAATFIPAVTMPISLLGALALLYWLGYSLDNVSLLGITLAVGLVVDDAIVVLENIVRHIEMGKKPIRAALEGAKEMGFTIISISVSLVAVFIPIFFMPGVIGLLFHEFAVVVSLAVLVSAVVSLTLVPMLASRFLPADSREHNDSDPTHGEKTFIGRHFEAGFTALRNGYVHLLDKALAHRNVVLFVAVCTFALTVLLYATIPKGFFPEEDLGQIQVNTEASEDISSAALQDLQARVAAVLKADPSVQDVTSFVGGGNTGRMFMVLKPRSERPKMPVVLENLRRAAGTVPGMAVYFRPVQNLQLGGRQSKSRYQYTLQSVSPDALNDWAEKFIAGMRADPAFRDVTSDSQIKGLQASLRIDRDKANLLGVQMSDIRTALYSAFGERQVSTIYSSAASYYVILEAATADRQYDDALTRVSVRSKTGALVKLSSIAYVERTIGPTSVNHQGQLQAVTISFNLAPDVPLGVATGKIDVMGKGMSLPASIITRYGGDAAVFQSSQSSQIILIIAALAVIYVLLGVLYESYIHPLTILAGLPSAAVGALLTLRLFGMDLTMIAIIGILMLIGIVKKNAIMMIDFALHAQRNDGLAPAEAIRQACILRFRPIMMTSAAALMGALPIALGLGAGAELRQPLGLAVVGGLLFSQVITLFITPVIYLFLDKYSGTGPVTDEQLVALDNKA; this is encoded by the coding sequence ATGAACCTGTCCGAACTGAGCATCCGCCGCCCCGTCATGGTGGTGCTGCTGTCCCTCTCCATCATCCTGGCTGGCGTGCTGGCCTACCTGCAAATTCCCGTTGCCGCCTTGCCGAGCTACAACACGCCCGTCATCAACGTCAGCGCCGACCTGGCCGGCGCCAGCCCGGAAACGATGGCTTCGTCCGTGGCCTTGCCGCTGGAAAAGCAGTTTTCCACCATTTCTGGCCTCAGCCTGATCACGTCCACGAGTACCCTGGGCAATACTTCGCTGACCCTGGAGTTTGACGCCAGCATCAACGTCAACGAGGCGGCCGTCGACGTGCAGGCGGCCCTGCTGCGCGCGCAGCGCCAGTTGCCGACGGAAATGACGGACTTGCCGTCCTACCGCAAGGTCAATCCGGCCGATGCGCCCGTGCTGTTCATCCAGATGACGTCACCCTCGCTGAACTTGTCGGACCTCAACGATTATGCGGAAAACCTGATCGCGCCGAGCCTGTCGACCTTGCCTGGCGTGGCCCAGGTTATCGTGAATGGCCAGAAGCGCTTTGCCGTGCGCGTGCGCGCCCGTGCCGACCTGATGAATGCGCGCAACCTGACGATGGACGAACTGGCCATTGCCTTGCGCACCTCGAACACGAATTCCCCGCTGGGCATTCTTGACGGCCCCAGCCAGACCCTGACCATCCAGGGCAATCCGCAAATGATGAAAGCGGCCGATTTTGCCGAACTGATCGTCGCCAGCCGCAACGGCCAGCCCGTGCGCCTGAAAGACGTGGCCGAGGTGGAAGACAGCTTTCAATCGATCAAGGCCGTCGGCAGTTTCAATGGCGAGCGCTCGATCAGCCTGATGGTGCAGCGCCAACCGGATGCCAACACCGTGCAAGTGGTCGATGGCGTGCGCCGATTGCTGCCTGGCTTCAAGGAGCAATTGCCGCAGTCGATACAGATCAGCCTGGTCAACGACCGCTCGCTGTCGATCCGCGAAGCCATCCACGACGTGAATCTGACCCTGGCCCTGACGGTGGTGCTGGTGGTGCTGGTGATCTTTTTGTTCCTGCACCGCGCGGCCGCCACCTTCATTCCCGCCGTCACCATGCCGATCTCGCTGCTCGGCGCCCTGGCCCTGCTGTACTGGCTCGGCTACAGTCTCGACAACGTTTCCCTGCTGGGCATCACCCTGGCCGTGGGCCTCGTCGTCGACGATGCCATCGTGGTGCTGGAAAACATCGTGCGCCATATCGAGATGGGCAAGAAACCGATACGCGCGGCCCTGGAAGGGGCGAAGGAGATGGGCTTTACCATCATCTCGATTTCCGTCTCGCTGGTGGCCGTGTTCATCCCCATCTTCTTCATGCCGGGCGTGATCGGTTTGCTGTTCCACGAGTTCGCCGTCGTCGTTTCGCTGGCCGTGCTGGTGTCTGCCGTCGTGTCGCTGACCCTGGTGCCGATGCTGGCCAGCCGCTTCCTGCCGGCCGATTCGCGCGAGCACAATGACAGCGACCCCACGCATGGCGAAAAAACCTTCATCGGCCGCCACTTCGAGGCGGGTTTCACGGCATTGCGCAACGGCTACGTGCATCTGCTCGACAAGGCACTGGCGCACCGCAACGTGGTGCTGTTCGTTGCCGTGTGCACTTTTGCCCTGACGGTGCTGCTGTACGCGACCATTCCGAAAGGTTTCTTCCCCGAGGAAGACCTGGGTCAGATCCAGGTGAATACGGAAGCGTCGGAAGACATCTCATCCGCGGCATTGCAGGATTTGCAGGCGCGCGTGGCGGCCGTGCTCAAGGCGGACCCCAGCGTGCAGGATGTGACCTCGTTCGTCGGCGGCGGCAACACGGGCCGCATGTTCATGGTCTTGAAACCGCGCAGCGAACGGCCGAAAATGCCGGTGGTGCTGGAAAACCTGCGCCGCGCGGCGGGCACCGTGCCCGGCATGGCCGTGTATTTCCGGCCCGTGCAAAACTTGCAGCTGGGCGGGCGCCAGAGCAAGAGCCGCTACCAGTACACCTTGCAAAGCGTCAGTCCCGACGCCTTGAATGACTGGGCGGAAAAGTTTATTGCCGGCATGCGCGCCGATCCCGCCTTCCGCGACGTCACCAGCGATTCGCAGATCAAGGGCTTGCAGGCCTCGCTGCGGATCGACCGCGACAAGGCCAATCTGCTGGGCGTGCAAATGTCCGATATCCGCACGGCCCTGTACAGCGCTTTTGGCGAGCGGCAAGTATCGACCATCTATTCGTCGGCGGCCAGCTATTACGTGATCCTGGAAGCGGCCACGGCGGATCGCCAGTATGACGATGCGCTCACGCGCGTGTCCGTGCGCAGCAAGACGGGCGCACTGGTGAAATTGTCAAGTATTGCCTACGTGGAACGCACGATAGGCCCCACGTCCGTCAATCACCAGGGGCAGTTGCAGGCCGTGACGATCTCCTTCAACCTGGCGCCGGACGTGCCGCTGGGTGTCGCCACGGGCAAGATCGACGTAATGGGCAAGGGCATGAGCTTGCCGGCCTCCATCATCACGCGCTACGGCGGCGACGCGGCCGTGTTCCAGAGCTCGCAGTCGAGCCAGATCATCCTCATCATCGCCGCGCTGGCCGTGATCTATGTGCTGCTCGGCGTGCTGTATGAAAGCTATATCCACCCGCTGACCATCCTGGCCGGCTTGCCATCGGCGGCCGTGGGCGCGCTGCTGACCCTGCGCCTGTTCGGCATGGACCTGACCATGATCGCCATCATCGGCATTTTGATGCTGATCGGTATCGTCAAGAAAAACGCCATCATGATGATCGACTTTGCCCTGCATGCGCAGCGCAACGACGGGCTGGCGCCGGCCGAGGCCATCCGCCAGGCGTGCATCCTGCGTTTCCGTCCCATCATGATGACATCGGCGGCGGCCCTGATGGGCGCCTTGCCGATCGCCCTGGGCCTAGGCGCCGGCGCCGAGCTGCGCCAGCCGCTGGGCCTGGCCGTGGTCGGTGGATTGCTGTTTTCGCAAGTGATTACCCTGTTCATCACGCCCGTCATCTATTTGTTCCTCGACAAGTACAGCGGCACGGGGCCGGTGACGGACGAGCAACTGGTGGCACTCGACAACAAGGCTTGA
- the yihA gene encoding ribosome biogenesis GTP-binding protein YihA/YsxC yields the protein MSKLWQARFFTTVNQLRDLPDTTVPEIAFAGRSNAGKSTAINILCNQKGLAFASKTPGRTQHINYFSIGGAHVAQHRKDATIVEEIECLLVDLPGYGYAEVSGSAKLHWQRLLGDYVQRREQLAGLILIMDSRRPFTDLDIQMLEWFAPTGKPIHCILTKVDKLNRNESVNALRQAKAKLDSYVDEDGVGFPFTVQLFSALKRVGIDEANDKIMELAGISEDGAAQMVELIDMEDDVEAAPGTESDKPA from the coding sequence ATGTCAAAACTCTGGCAAGCCCGCTTCTTTACGACCGTCAACCAATTGCGTGACCTGCCCGATACCACGGTGCCGGAAATCGCTTTTGCCGGCCGCTCCAATGCCGGTAAATCGACCGCCATCAACATCTTGTGTAATCAGAAAGGCTTGGCGTTCGCCTCCAAGACACCTGGCCGTACCCAGCACATCAACTACTTCTCCATCGGCGGCGCCCATGTGGCGCAGCACCGCAAGGATGCCACCATCGTCGAAGAGATCGAATGCCTGCTGGTCGACTTGCCCGGCTATGGCTACGCGGAAGTGTCGGGCTCGGCCAAACTGCACTGGCAGCGCCTGCTGGGTGACTACGTGCAGCGTCGCGAGCAATTGGCCGGTTTGATCCTGATCATGGATTCGCGCCGTCCGTTCACCGACCTGGACATTCAAATGCTGGAATGGTTCGCGCCGACGGGCAAACCGATCCACTGCATCCTGACGAAAGTCGATAAGCTGAACCGCAATGAATCCGTGAATGCCTTGCGCCAGGCGAAAGCCAAGCTCGACAGCTACGTGGATGAAGACGGCGTCGGCTTCCCGTTCACCGTGCAACTGTTCTCGGCCTTGAAAAGAGTCGGCATCGACGAAGCCAACGACAAGATCATGGAACTGGCCGGCATCAGCGAAGATGGGGCGGCCCAGATGGTCGAACTGATCGACATGGAAGACGACGTGGAAGCGGCGCCGGGCACCGAGTCGGATAAACCGGCCTGA
- a CDS encoding c-type cytochrome, which translates to MNRAFSPLFKSMLLALLAVSATASAVEAPKPAVKADAAKGATLYADGDAARGLPACVSCHGAAGNSTITVNPKLAGQHESYIYKQLVDFTTPERNQPVMTTYAKMLSDADKKNIAAYLGAQLSKPGAAKNKDTIDLGKKIYRGGIASKQVAACASCHGATGNGIPVQYPRIAGQHQDYTVAQLTMFRSTKADARKNSAQMHTIAARMSDDEIAAVADYIAGLK; encoded by the coding sequence ATGAATCGTGCGTTTTCACCGTTGTTCAAATCCATGCTGCTCGCTTTGCTGGCTGTATCGGCAACTGCCTCCGCGGTCGAAGCACCGAAACCGGCCGTCAAGGCCGATGCCGCCAAGGGCGCGACCCTGTACGCCGATGGCGATGCGGCGCGCGGCTTGCCTGCCTGCGTGTCCTGCCATGGTGCGGCCGGCAACTCGACCATCACGGTCAACCCGAAGCTGGCCGGCCAGCACGAAAGCTATATCTACAAGCAACTGGTCGATTTCACCACGCCGGAGCGCAACCAGCCCGTCATGACGACGTACGCGAAGATGCTCAGCGACGCCGACAAGAAGAATATCGCCGCCTACCTGGGTGCGCAGCTGTCCAAGCCGGGCGCCGCGAAAAACAAGGATACGATTGACCTGGGCAAGAAAATCTACCGTGGTGGCATTGCTTCCAAGCAAGTTGCTGCCTGCGCCAGCTGTCATGGCGCGACGGGCAATGGCATTCCCGTCCAGTATCCGCGCATCGCCGGCCAGCACCAGGACTACACGGTGGCCCAGCTGACGATGTTCCGCAGCACCAAGGCTGACGCCCGCAAGAACAGCGCGCAAATGCACACCATCGCCGCCCGCATGTCGGATGACGAGATTGCCGCCGTGGCCGATTACATCGCCGGCCTGAAGTAA
- a CDS encoding cytochrome c biogenesis protein ResB, which translates to MSTGTTGIELKTQRRSLAEFVELVSSMRFAISLLTLIAVASIIGTVLKQNEPMPNYVNQFGPFWFAVFDKLSLYSVYSAWWFLVIMGFLVASTSLCIVRNAPKMLKDMRSWRETVREQSLRNFHHKLEWKAPLPRAVLAQQMVMRLKDAGYGSKVVEKENATLVAAKRGAANKWGYIFAHGAIVIICVGGLLDSEMPIRIQQWFFGKTPFSGSGVIADIPAQHRLSLSNPTFRGNTMIPEGSSSNTAIIPQADGVLIQDLPITILLKKFHIDFYSTGMPKLFASDVVITDHVTGETFPATIKVNQPLLYKGLALYQSSFEDGGSKLKLTGFPMTGKTTKRFDIGGEVGGSTPLERSDGNSYTVEWSGFRPFNVENLSAGQDVRAVSKAESFNDKFAVGLDKRLGSAAKNANNKDLKNVGPSVQYKLRDKTGQAREYQNYMQPVTVDGATVFLAGMRINPSDAFSFLRIPADDNYSVTEWMRLRAALQDPALRQQAATRYAARAMPQANAEALRGQLQESAAKSLGIFAGNGQEGGFLAISRFLEKVPAAEQEKAADIFMKILNGSLWDLWQAARAQDGLKAIEADDKHGRFLQLATNALSDSFFYGAPVYLQLDEFTEIKASVLQVTRSPGKSVVYLGCLFLVIGVFSMFYIRERRLWVWIKDGEGGSEALMAMSTQRKTLDFEKEFETLKAKLPQSA; encoded by the coding sequence ATGAGCACAGGCACGACCGGAATCGAGTTAAAGACCCAACGCCGCAGCCTGGCTGAATTCGTCGAGCTGGTCTCGTCGATGCGCTTTGCCATCAGCCTGCTGACCCTGATCGCCGTCGCGTCCATCATCGGCACCGTGCTCAAGCAGAACGAGCCCATGCCCAATTATGTCAATCAGTTCGGTCCGTTCTGGTTCGCCGTCTTTGACAAGCTGAGCCTGTATTCCGTGTATTCGGCCTGGTGGTTCCTTGTGATCATGGGTTTCCTCGTCGCCTCGACCTCGCTGTGCATCGTGCGCAATGCGCCGAAGATGCTCAAGGATATGCGCAGCTGGCGCGAAACCGTACGCGAACAATCGTTGCGCAATTTCCATCACAAGCTGGAATGGAAGGCGCCGCTGCCGCGCGCCGTACTGGCGCAGCAGATGGTGATGCGCCTGAAGGACGCCGGCTACGGTTCCAAGGTGGTGGAAAAGGAGAACGCCACCCTGGTGGCCGCCAAGCGCGGCGCGGCCAATAAATGGGGCTATATCTTTGCCCACGGCGCCATCGTCATCATCTGCGTGGGCGGCTTGCTCGATTCGGAAATGCCGATCCGCATACAACAATGGTTCTTCGGCAAGACGCCGTTTTCCGGCAGCGGCGTGATCGCCGACATTCCCGCCCAGCACCGTTTGAGCCTGTCGAACCCTACTTTCCGCGGCAATACCATGATCCCGGAAGGCTCGTCGAGCAACACGGCCATCATTCCCCAGGCCGATGGCGTGCTGATCCAGGATCTGCCCATCACCATCCTGCTGAAAAAATTCCACATCGATTTCTACAGCACCGGCATGCCCAAGCTGTTCGCCAGCGATGTCGTCATCACCGACCATGTCACGGGCGAGACCTTCCCTGCCACCATCAAAGTCAACCAGCCGCTGCTGTACAAGGGCCTGGCCCTGTACCAGTCCAGCTTTGAGGATGGCGGCAGCAAGCTCAAGTTGACGGGTTTTCCCATGACGGGCAAGACGACGAAACGCTTCGATATCGGCGGCGAAGTGGGCGGCAGCACGCCGCTCGAGCGCAGCGATGGCAATTCCTACACGGTGGAATGGTCGGGTTTCCGCCCCTTCAACGTGGAAAACCTCAGCGCGGGCCAGGATGTGCGCGCCGTCAGCAAGGCGGAAAGCTTTAACGATAAATTTGCCGTCGGCCTCGACAAACGCCTGGGTTCGGCCGCGAAGAACGCGAACAACAAGGATCTCAAGAACGTCGGTCCTTCGGTGCAATACAAATTGCGCGACAAGACGGGCCAGGCGCGCGAGTACCAGAACTACATGCAGCCCGTCACGGTCGATGGCGCCACCGTCTTCCTGGCCGGCATGCGCATCAACCCCAGCGATGCCTTCAGCTTCCTGCGCATTCCCGCCGACGACAATTACAGCGTGACGGAATGGATGCGCTTGCGTGCCGCGCTGCAAGATCCCGCGCTGCGCCAGCAGGCCGCCACGCGCTATGCGGCGCGCGCCATGCCGCAGGCGAACGCGGAAGCCCTGCGCGGCCAGTTGCAGGAATCGGCGGCGAAAAGCCTGGGCATCTTTGCCGGCAATGGACAAGAGGGTGGTTTCCTCGCCATTTCACGTTTCCTGGAGAAAGTACCTGCGGCCGAGCAGGAAAAAGCGGCCGATATCTTCATGAAAATTCTCAATGGCAGCCTGTGGGACTTGTGGCAGGCGGCGCGCGCCCAGGATGGCTTGAAAGCCATCGAGGCCGATGACAAGCACGGCCGCTTCCTGCAGCTGGCCACGAATGCGCTGTCCGACAGCTTCTTCTATGGCGCGCCCGTGTATCTGCAGCTCGATGAGTTTACGGAAATCAAGGCGTCCGTACTGCAAGTGACGCGTTCGCCAGGCAAGAGCGTGGTCTACCTCGGTTGTTTGTTCCTCGTGATCGGCGTATTTTCCATGTTCTATATCCGCGAACGCCGCCTGTGGGTGTGGATCAAGGATGGCGAGGGCGGCAGCGAGGCCCTGATGGCCATGAGCACGCAACGCAAGACCCTGGATTTTGAAAAAGAATTTGAGACTTTGAAGGCAAAGCTGCCGCAATCGGCGTAA
- the ccsB gene encoding c-type cytochrome biogenesis protein CcsB, with protein MELANKQIYTQEPGFFKRLSLIDWLYGAGLLAASLFGLMRFGAFMDIYEKAILLAAAPTFAWLGWYWKPVRWLIPVAAVLSLFAIELYAGHLDMANQKFFLKYILSSQSAILWMGTLFVLSTLFYWIGLVARSEFGSSVGSLLCWAGVVLGLTGMLVRWYESYLIGTDVGHIPVSNLYEVFILFSLITAMFYLYYEQHYATRQLGAFVMLVISAAVVFLMWYTVTRDAAEIQPLVPALQSWWMKIHVPANFIGYGTFALSAMVAAAYLLKSSGYLVDRLPSLEVLDDVMYKAISVGFAFFTVATILGALWAAEAWGGYWSWDPKETWALIVWLNYAAWLHMRLMTGLRGRVAAWWALVGLLVTTFAFLGVNMFLSGLHSYGKL; from the coding sequence ATGGAATTGGCAAACAAGCAAATATATACGCAGGAACCAGGATTTTTCAAGCGCCTGAGCCTGATCGATTGGCTGTATGGCGCCGGCTTGCTGGCCGCCTCCCTGTTCGGCCTGATGCGCTTTGGCGCCTTCATGGATATCTATGAAAAGGCCATCTTGCTGGCCGCGGCGCCCACGTTTGCATGGCTGGGCTGGTACTGGAAGCCCGTGCGCTGGCTGATCCCCGTGGCGGCCGTGCTGTCGCTGTTCGCCATCGAGCTGTACGCCGGTCATCTGGACATGGCGAACCAGAAATTCTTCCTGAAATACATCTTGTCGAGCCAGTCCGCCATTCTGTGGATGGGCACACTTTTCGTGCTGTCGACCCTGTTCTACTGGATCGGCCTGGTGGCGCGCTCGGAATTCGGTTCGTCCGTCGGTTCCCTGCTGTGCTGGGCCGGCGTGGTCCTGGGCCTGACGGGCATGCTGGTGCGCTGGTACGAGTCTTACCTGATCGGCACCGACGTGGGCCATATTCCCGTGTCGAACCTGTATGAAGTGTTTATCCTGTTTTCGCTGATCACGGCCATGTTCTACCTGTACTACGAGCAGCATTATGCGACGCGCCAGCTGGGCGCCTTCGTCATGCTGGTCATTTCGGCAGCCGTGGTGTTCCTGATGTGGTACACGGTCACGCGCGACGCGGCCGAAATCCAGCCGCTGGTACCGGCCCTGCAAAGCTGGTGGATGAAGATCCACGTGCCGGCCAACTTCATCGGCTACGGCACGTTCGCCCTGTCGGCCATGGTGGCGGCAGCCTACCTGCTCAAATCGAGCGGCTACCTGGTCGACCGCCTGCCTTCGCTGGAAGTGCTCGACGACGTCATGTACAAGGCCATTTCCGTGGGCTTTGCTTTCTTCACGGTAGCGACCATCCTGGGCGCCCTGTGGGCGGCCGAAGCGTGGGGCGGCTACTGGTCGTGGGATCCGAAGGAAACGTGGGCGCTGATCGTCTGGCTCAACTATGCGGCCTGGCTGCACATGCGATTGATGACGGGCTTGCGCGGCCGCGTCGCCGCCTGGTGGGCGCTGGTGGGCTTGCTGGTGACGACGTTTGCCTTCTTGGGCGTCAACATGTTCCTTTCGGGCCTGCATTCTTACGGAAAACTGTAA